In a single window of the Bradyrhizobium sp. ORS 285 genome:
- the argC gene encoding N-acetyl-gamma-glutamyl-phosphate reductase, with product MSIRVGIVGISGFGGGEAMRLIAGHPSFELVYAAGEGSAGQRLVERFPGVPAKLADLVIEKWDPARLPPLDVLFASLPTGASRDALARIPREVKIVDIGGDHRYADGWTYGLADVWPEAIAGKTRIANPGCFPAAALTALAPLLADRLIAPENIVIDAKTGISGAGRGGGAGFGYAESNENLIPYGLLKHVHMPEIESTIARISGGSAAGLVFTPHLVPMTRGILATIYARGRATSDQCLDAARSFYAGRAFVRVTDKPPQTKWATGSNLAFVSYAADPARNLVIALGVVDNLGKGAAGQAVQNANLMCGLPETAGLEGAPVWP from the coding sequence CGCGTCGGCATCGTCGGGATCTCCGGTTTTGGCGGCGGCGAGGCGATGCGCCTGATCGCGGGCCACCCTTCGTTCGAGCTGGTCTACGCCGCGGGCGAGGGCAGCGCCGGCCAGCGGCTGGTGGAGCGCTTCCCCGGCGTGCCGGCAAAGCTCGCCGATCTCGTGATCGAGAAGTGGGACCCGGCGCGCCTGCCGCCGCTCGACGTTCTCTTCGCTTCGCTCCCCACCGGCGCCTCGCGCGACGCGCTGGCGCGCATCCCGCGCGAGGTGAAGATCGTCGACATCGGCGGCGACCACCGCTACGCCGACGGCTGGACCTACGGCCTCGCCGACGTCTGGCCCGAGGCGATCGCGGGCAAGACCCGCATCGCCAATCCCGGCTGCTTCCCGGCGGCGGCGCTGACCGCGCTGGCGCCGCTCCTGGCCGACAGGCTGATCGCGCCCGAGAACATCGTGATCGACGCCAAGACCGGGATCTCCGGCGCCGGCCGCGGCGGCGGCGCAGGCTTCGGCTACGCCGAGAGCAACGAGAACCTGATCCCCTACGGCCTGCTCAAACACGTCCACATGCCAGAGATCGAAAGCACGATCGCACGGATCAGCGGCGGCAGCGCCGCCGGCCTCGTGTTCACGCCGCATCTGGTGCCGATGACCCGCGGCATCCTCGCCACGATCTACGCCCGCGGCCGCGCCACGTCAGACCAGTGCCTGGACGCCGCCCGAAGCTTCTACGCAGGCCGCGCCTTCGTCCGCGTCACCGACAAGCCGCCGCAGACCAAATGGGCCACCGGCTCCAACCTCGCCTTCGTCAGCTACGCCGCCGACCCCGCGCGCAATCTGGTGATCGCGCTCGGCGTCGTCGACAATCTCGGCAAGGGCGCCGCCGGGCAGGCGGTGCAGAACGCGAACCTGATGTGCGGGCTGCCGGAGACGGCGGGGCTGGAGGGGGCGCCGGT